The following DNA comes from Mucisphaera calidilacus.
CGAGCGGGCAGCCGTGGACGCCCGTGACGTCGTGTCGCTGCTGGTCGGTGAAGAAGATGAGGACGTTGTGGGGGCGTCGCGTCTGCATGGCCATAAGCTACACGAGGGCAAAACGCCTCGCAGCGGGGGATCCCGGGCAGCCGTCGTGCGTGTTGCACGGCGGATATAATGGTTGGGCTACGGTCATCCATGTGAGAAGCTGTATGTATATGGAGAGAAAGACTCTGCGTTCCACCATGTTTTCGCTCGTTGGCGTGTTGGTGGCGCTTCAGGCGTCATCGGTCCGGGGTCTGCAGATCTACACCACCGGCAACGGAGCGGACAGCACCGCCACGCCTGAGCCCGGTCTGCTTCTAGCCGGGGGCGGCCGGGACGTCGACTCTGCCATGCGTTGGTTCCGGGATCGTGTCAACGGCGGCGATCTGGTCGTTCTGAGAGCCTCCGGTTCGGATGGTTACAACGACTATCTGTATCACCAGCTGCCGGGCGTCCGGCCCGACTCGGTCCAGACCCTGGTCATTGATCGCCGGTCGGATGCCTACAACGGGGCGGTCCTTCGTATTCTGGAGCGTGCCGAGGGTATCTTCATCGCGGGCGGTGATCAGGCGGATTACGACGCCTATTGGCGAGGAACGCCTGTGGAAGACGTCATCAACGAGAAGGTCGCCGCGGGCACGCCGTTGGGCGGGACCAGTGCCGGGCTGGCGATACTCGGCTCAACCGCTTACGTGGCCCGTTCGCTTTCGATCTATTCCTCCGAGGCCCTCGCCGATCCCTATCACGACTACGCAACGCTCGAGCATGATTTCCTGGACGTGCCGGGTCTGGAGGATCTTGTCACGGACTCCCATTTCAGCCAGCGCAGTCGCGAGGGACGTCTCGCGGCCTTCACCGCGCGTGTGCTCGCCGATACGCCAGCGGATGTCGCCCGGGGCATCGGCGTCGACGAGGATGCGGCGCTGACGATCGACCATCGCGGCGAGGTGACCTTTCACGGCCCGTCCAATCGCTCGGCAACCCTGCTGAGGCTGATTGATGACGACCTGAGCCTGACGCCGGGTCAGCCCCTGACCGCCGGCCCTTACCTTGAGTATGTGCTCGATGACGGGGGCGGTTTTGATCTCGACGGCTGGCGGCCGTCGGGCAGCACGGGAGCAACGCGCACGTGGTTTGCTTATGAGAACGGTGCACGTATCGACCTGGGGAACCTCGGGGATCTCAATTTCGATGGCGTTCTCGACGCGGGTGATCTTGATCTGCTGAGCCAGACTCCCGATCACCCCGACGGCGACCTCAATCTGGACGGCCTGCGCGACGAGCAGGATCTTGCTTTTCTTGTCCGGGCTGTGATGGGCACCGAACTCGGCGACGCCAACCTCGACGGGCGTGTTGACCTCACCGATCTGTCGACGCTCGCGTTTCACTTCGATGAGCAAGATCGCTCGTGGGCGACGGCGGACTTCAACGCGGACGGCAGGGTCGATCTGCTGGATCTCTCGATCCTCGCCGGTGGCTTCGGCTTTGAACGCTCTGCCGGTCTTCCCGAGCCGTCTGCGGGCCTTACGTTGCTCGGGTTGATGGCGGTTAGCGTCCGGCGCGTACCGGGATAACACGGCGTACGACGCTTGGCAGCCAGCGTGGGTTGTCGAGGGGGCATCGAGAGCGCGAGGATGATCTGCGGGGGGTTCGCGGGTGTCAGGCGATCACGAGGGTCTCGACGTCAAGCATCTGCCCGAGGTCTTTGAAGTGCTCGATGCCCAGCGGGTAGCTGTAGACCGTGTGGTGCGCTCCGCCGGCGTAGATCCATCCCTCGACCGCGCGTTCGAAGTCGGGGAGCGGCTTCCAGAGCGCTCGAGCCACGGGCAGTTTCGGCGTCGGCTCGTCGGGGGTCACGGCCTGGACTTCATTGAGCAGCAGCCGGAAGCGGTCGCCCATATCGATCAGGCTGGCGTTGACCGCGTTGCCGGGCGTCGCGGTAAAGACGAGTCGCACGGGGTCGTCTCTGTCGCCGATGCCGAGCGGGTGGCACTCCATGCTGGGTTGCTCGGCGGCGATCGACGGGCAGATCTCCAGCATGTGCGATCCGAGGACCGCGGTGTTCTGCGGGTCGAGGTGGTAGGTGTAGTCCTCCATGAAGGAGGTGCCGCCCTCGAGGCCCTGTGCCATGACCTTGGCGGCGTGCAGCAGGGCCGAGGTTTTCCAGTCGCCCTCGGCACCGAAGCCG
Coding sequences within:
- a CDS encoding Type 1 glutamine amidotransferase-like domain-containing protein, producing MAISYTRAKRLAAGDPGQPSCVLHGGYNGWATVIHVRSCMYMERKTLRSTMFSLVGVLVALQASSVRGLQIYTTGNGADSTATPEPGLLLAGGGRDVDSAMRWFRDRVNGGDLVVLRASGSDGYNDYLYHQLPGVRPDSVQTLVIDRRSDAYNGAVLRILERAEGIFIAGGDQADYDAYWRGTPVEDVINEKVAAGTPLGGTSAGLAILGSTAYVARSLSIYSSEALADPYHDYATLEHDFLDVPGLEDLVTDSHFSQRSREGRLAAFTARVLADTPADVARGIGVDEDAALTIDHRGEVTFHGPSNRSATLLRLIDDDLSLTPGQPLTAGPYLEYVLDDGGGFDLDGWRPSGSTGATRTWFAYENGARIDLGNLGDLNFDGVLDAGDLDLLSQTPDHPDGDLNLDGLRDEQDLAFLVRAVMGTELGDANLDGRVDLTDLSTLAFHFDEQDRSWATADFNADGRVDLLDLSILAGGFGFERSAGLPEPSAGLTLLGLMAVSVRRVPG